One genomic region from Electrophorus electricus isolate fEleEle1 chromosome 25, fEleEle1.pri, whole genome shotgun sequence encodes:
- the sec22a gene encoding vesicle-trafficking protein SEC22a produces the protein MSMVLFASVVRVRDGLPLSASTDYEQNQGLQETKKHLKSLSKKLGQVPDRCSLKAGQYNVNFTSSLGVAYLMVCTENYPSVLAFCFLDELQREFIVTYDTKRVSGAVRPYSFIEFDNFIQKTKQRYNSPRSLSTKINLADMQTEIKLRPPFQLSPEDLGSTNGYSHSTSSKYKGIAPNQMLEPVTLSGVVACVLSVLCGALNLLRGVHAIESILQNEDEDFNYVIAFFLGTAACLYQCYLFAYYSVWRDMKSFLAFALICLCNMYLYELRNLWQILFHVTVGAFTTLQVRLRQPQGKAPDYNV, from the exons ATGTCTATGGTCCTGTTTGCCTCGGTGGTGCGGGTGAGGGAtggcctgcctctctctgcctccactGACTACGAGCAGAACCAAGGACTGCAGGAGACCAAGAAACACCTGAAGAGCCTGTCCAAAAAACTCGGCCAGGTCCCCGACCGTTGTTCTCTCAAGGCCGGCCAGTACAATGTCAA TTTCACGAGTTCTCTGGGAGTGGCCTACCTGATGGTGTGCACAGAAAACTACCCCAGCGTCCTGGCCTTCTGTTTCTTGGACGAGCTGCAGAGGGAGTTCATTGTGACCTACGACACCAAGCGGGTTAGCGGTGCTGTCCGGCCGTACTCCTTCATTGAGTTCG ACAACTTCATTCAGAAGACCAAGCAGCGCTACAACAGCCCACGTTCCCTGTCCACTAAAATTAACCTGGCGGACATGCAGACGGAGATCAAGTTGCGCCCCCCGTTCCAGCTGTCTCCCGAGGACCTGGGTTCAACCAACGGCTACTCTCACAGCACCTCCTCCAAGTACAAAGGCATAG CTCCCAATCAGATGCTGGAGCCCGTCACCCTGTCGGGCGTCGTGGCGTGTGTCCTGAGTGTCCTTTGCGGCGCGCTCAATTTGCTGCGTGGAGTGCACGCCATCGAGAGCATACTGCAG AACGAGGATGAAGACTTTAATTATGTAATTGCCTTTTTCCTGGGGACGGCGGCCTGTCTGTATCAG TGTTACTTGTTTGCCTACTACTCGGTATGGAGGGACATGAAGTCCTTTCTGGCCTTTGCTCTGATCTGTTTGTGCAACATGTACCTCTACGAGCTGCGTAACCTGTGGCAGATCCTTTTCCACGTGACGGTTGGCGCCTTCACCACCCTGCAGGTCCGCTTGCGCCAGCCACAGGGCAAGGCCCCCGACTACAACGTCTGA